AAATCCGCAAACGCACCTTCCTTTAAATGAACAAGGAAAGCTTGACGTGCGCGGTGCAGTCGGAACTGAAGGGACGCTGTCCATAGTGAAGGATCTTGGACTGAAGGATTACTTCACAGGACAGGTGCCGATTATTTCCGGGGAAATTGCAGAAGACTTTACTCAGTATTTGGCAGTATCTGAACAAGTGCCGTCCGCGGTTGCGTTGGGTGTGCTGGTTGACCCGGACAATACAGTGAAAGCTTCTGGCGGATTCATTCTGTCAGTAATGCCGGGTGCCACGGAAGAAACGATTGCGCTTTTGGAGGAAAAGCTGGCGAACATGACGCCAATTTCCACAATGGTGGATCAGGGACTGACGCCTGAAGGAATTCTCGCAGAAGTGTTAGGGCAGGACAACATAGAGTTCCTCGATAAAACGGATGTGAAGTTCGAATGCGAGTGCTCTAAAGAACGGTTTGCAGAAGCGATTAAAGGGCTTGGTCGCGAAGAAATTCAAGCCATGATTGACGAAGATCATGGAGCGGAAGCACAGTGTCACTTCTGCCTCGAGACGTATCAATATTCCGAGCAGGAGCTTCGAGAGTTTCTCTCAGAACTATAAAAAAGATACACCCGCTGCCAAAAAGCGTGTTGCGGCAGCGGGTGTATTCATCATTCCAACCAGTGCGCGGCGAAGTAAGCGCTGCCAATTCCGATTGAAAGAAATCGTTATGGCATCGTTCGGGTGTCAGATGCATATGAATCTATATTTGGCAGTCTATGAGAAGCCCGCAGCTGGCGTGCCGATAAATATAACCTTCTGAATTATTTGATTGACAAGAGAAATAGGAGGTAGTAAAATAAAGTAAATAAAACATATTAAAATACTAGGTATTAGGAGCGGATGACAAATGAGCAGAGTGGGAAATTCAGTTATTGATTTAGTGGGTAACACGCCATTAGTAAAGTTAAATCGGTTAACAGGTCCGGAAGATGCAGACGTCTATCTGAAATTAGAATTTTTCAATCCGGGTTCAAGCGTCAAAGACCGTATCGCATTGGCAATGATTGAAGCGGCGGAGAAAGACGGTCACTTGAAAGAAGGCAGCACAATCATCGAACCGACGAGCGGCAACACGGGAATCGGACTGGCGATGGTAGCAGCGGCAAAAGGCTATAAGTCGGTGCTCGTAATGCCCGACACTATGAGTCTGGAACGCCGTAATTTACTTCGCGCATACGGAGCAGAACTAGTATTGACTCCGGGTGCTGAAGGAATGAAAGGTGCGATTTCCAAAGCTGAACAGCTGGCTGAAGAAAACGGCTGGTTCCTGCCGCAGCAGTTCAATAATGAGTCCAATCCTGAAATTCACCGTTTGACCACAGGACCTGAGATCGCCGATGCGCTGGATCAGGTAGATGCATTCATTGCGGGAATTGGCACCGGCGGTACGATTACAGGAGCAGGGGAAGTCTTGAAAGAGCGTTTCCCTGGAATCCATATAATAGCTGTGGAGCCCGAAGATTCAGCTATTCTGTCAGGCGACAAGCCTGGACCGCATAAAATTCAAGGGATCGGTGCGGGTTTTGTGCCGAAAGTGCTGAACACTGAAATTTACGATGAAATTATTAAGGTTTCTAATGAAGATGCGTATACCTTTGCGCGCCGTGCAGCCCGAGAAGAAGGAATTCTTGGCGGTGTATCTTCGGGCGCGGCCATCTCAGCTGCATTGCAGACCGCGAAAAAGCTCGGTAAAGGAAAAACAGTAGTGGCGATTCTGCCGTCCAACGGTGAGCGTTACTTGAGTACGCCCCTTTATCAGTTTGACGAGGAGTAAGACTGTCTGAGCCAACCGAAAAGAGACGTTTTCTTGCACTCAGCCGCAAAAATAGCTGTAAGTGCAAGGAAGTCACTAATTTGTGCCTTATTAAGAAACTGCCGCCTGAAGTCGCGCGTGACTTCAGGCGGCAGTTTCTTTTTAACTTGGTTGCTGTGCAGTTGTAATCTTGTAGCTTTTATCAGCGGGCTGAATTCTGTATAATTAAATCGGAACACAATCGTGATACATAGGGTGGAGGAGGCTCACTGTGAAAAAGAAGTGGAGCATAGTCATTTCAGCGTTAATCGTAATCACCATGGTTACGGTCATAATTATTATTAATAAAGAAATTAAGAAAGAAACGAAAGGCATTCCCGGATATGAAAGTGCGATGATGGAAGACATGCCGAAGGATGAAGTGGAACGGCTGCCAGAAGATTGGCAGGTCTCTTCGGAAACCGAGAAGCCTGGACTGGCAAAAGGAGACATTGCACCGGACTTTGAACTGACAACGCTTGCGGGTGATACTGTCAAACTGTCCGATTATCGGGGCAAATCCGTTATGTTGAACTTCTGGGCATCGTGGTGTCCGCCGTGCCGCTCAGAAATGCCGCATATGGAAACCTACTATACAGATCATAAAGAGTCTGATGACATGGAAATACTGGCGGTCAACATGACGAAAACTGAAAAAAACAAAGAAAAGAGCGCGAAGGAATTCGTAAAAGAGTATGGGTTATCGTTTCCGATTTTATTGGATAAAGACAGTGAAGTCATGAAAACCTATCAGATTAAAGTTTATCCGACAACTTATATCATTAATAAAGAGGGAGTTATATCAGATAAATTGACGCTTCCGCTGGATGATAAAATGATTAAACAGCTCATAGAAGAAAGCAATGCAGAATGAACACTAGAGACGCAGGGGGAACCAGCATGAATAAAGTAGCCTATCAGACAGCTTCACTGACGAAAGATGAATTCTATTATGCTTATCATCAGCTTGCAACAAAGACCAAAAGGCATATTTTACTGGAAAGCGGACGCGGGGGCGAGATGTGTGTGGCAGGCCTTGATCCGCTCGTGACATTACAAGCAACAGAAGAGGGCTTGCATGTGGAGTGGCGTGACGGAACTGAAGAGCTGCTGACGGGAGAAGATCCGCTTGACCTGCTGAATCACTTTATGTCGAATTATGAGCTGGAACATCAAAAAGATCTGCCCGCGTATCAGGGCGGTCCGATCGGCATGATCAGTTATGATTACGTGCGGCGCTATGAGGAGTTGCCGGTTCTTGCGGACGAAGACCTTGTGACACCAGACGTGTTCTTTTATCTGTTTGATCAATGGGCAGTTCTGGATGTACAGAAAGAAACGGTCTATTACATGGCACTTCCCGAAAAACAATTTGCGCTGGACGGAATGGCGGATGAATGGAAGGCTGCTGCGAAGGAAGGGATGGCACACCGTCAATTTTCTCCGGGACAGGCAGCAGATGTAGAAATAACAGAAGAAGATTTGCGAGTTTCAGTGACGGGCGATCAGTTTGAGCAGATGGTGCACGATGTGCAGCAATTTATAGCGCAAGGCGATGTCGTGCAAGTGAATCTGTCTGTGCGCCAGTCGAAGCCGCTTCACGCATCTTCTTTATCGATGTATGAAGCATTGCGCTCATTCAATCCTTCTCCTTATATGGCGTATATGGCGGCACCGGATTTTGAAGTGGTCTCGGGATCGCCTGAATTACTTCTAAAGAAGCGCGGACCGGAATTGAGTACCCGTCCAATCGGCGGTACACGGAAGCGCGGTGTAACGGAAGCGGAAGATCTTGCGCTGCAGGAAGAGCTTTTGTCGAACACGAAAGAAAAGGGAGAACACAAGATGCTTGTCGACCTCGAGTGTGCGGACCTGGAGCGGATTTGTCAGCCCGGCACTGTGGAAATCGATGAATTTATGGTGGTCGAGAAGTACTCCCACGTCATGCATCTGGTTTCAAACGTTCGGGGTACGGCGGCTTTAGAAAACCTCACATCCATTGTGCATGGTGTATTCCCGGGCGGCTCAATTACGGGGGATCCGAAATTGCGGACGATGGAAATAATTGAGGAGCTGGAGCCTGCGAGAAGAGGCCTGTATACCGGTTCGATAGGCTGGATCGGCTTTAACGGCGATATGGAGCTGAACATTACAATCCGTACAGCATTTATTCAGGACGGTATCGTACATATTCAGGCGGGTGCCGGATTAGTGCCTGATTCAGATCCTGCTGCCGAGTATGAAGAGTCACTTAATAAAGCGAAGGCGTTGTGGCAGGCGAAAGAAATGGCTGAGCGGGCGGTTCGTGAAGAAAAGAGGCAGTGCCATTGATTTGCTGGATGAACGGGGTGCAGCAAGAGGCGGATTCGCTCCGCATCTCCCCTTTTGACCACGGATTTCTCTATGGACTAGGATTTTTTGAAACATTCCGCACGTATGAAGGGAAAGTTTTTCTCTATGAGTCGCATATGATTCGGCTGCGTTCGGCATTGGCTGATTACCGTATTGAGATGCCATACACTGATGAGGAAATTCTGGCGGCCGTTTATTCTCTATACCAAGACAATGGCGGTGAAGACGGTTATTACCGGCTGAACGTATCAGCGGGGGTTCATGATATCGGACTGGCACCCGCACAGTATGAACAGCCGACTGTGCTGATTTTCCAAAAACCGCTTCATTTGCCGCCGGTTCATACAGAAAAAGACGGCGTCTGGCTTAAAACGGTGCGTAATGAGCCGGAAAGTGCTGTTCGTCACAAGTCCCACCAGTATGCGAATAATGTCAAAGGGCGTCTTGAGCTGGCTTCATTGAAAGAAACGGAAGGGTTTTTCGTTACTTCTGAAGGCTATGTGGCGGAAGGAATTACATCGAATATCTTTTGGGCGGCAGAAGGGCAACTGTATACGCCTTCCTTGGAAACAGGGATTTTACCGGGCACGACACGTGCGTTTGTCATTGAGACGGCCGCGGAACTCGGACTGACTGTTACTGAAGGTTTGTATATGCCGAATGAGCTGGAATCGGCTGAAGAACTATTCATCACCAACGCGGTTCAGGAACTCGTTCCGATTCGACAGGTAGGGGAAAAGATATTTTCAGGCAAAGAGGGATCGGTGTACCGTCAGCTTCATGCGGGATACCAACAGGCCGTCAACCGAATGAAAGAGAGTGACCAGTAATGAGACTAGCAAAAGCACGTGCATCTTATCAATTAGGTAAGACGACGATTAACTTTACAGAAGAAACCGTTATAATGGGGATATTGAATGTCACACCTGATTCATTTTCCGACGGCGGAAGATACGGCGGGCAAAATCCGGCTCTTGAACACGCGCGGCAAATGCTCGCGGACGGGGCAAAAATCATTGATATCGGCGGGGAGTCCACCCGTCCGGGCTATACGCCTGTTTCGGCGGAAGAGGAGCTGGCCCGTGTGGTGCCGGTCATCGAGTTGCTGACGAAAGAACTGGGCTGTGTACTATCAATCGATACGTCTAAAGCGGCAGTGGCGGAAGCAGCAGTTAAAGCGGGAGCCAGTATTATCAATGATGTGTGGGGAGCGAAGCGGGAGCCTGCGATAGCAGAAGTGGCGGCGCGCTATGGTGTGCCGATTATCCTCATGCATAACCGCGATAACACTGACTATCAGCAGCCGTTCATGGAGGCAGTTCTGGCGGATTTGCAGGAAAGTATTGAGATTGCAAAAACAGCGGGAGTCAGCGAAGAGATGATCTGGCTGGATCCGGGCATCGGCTTTGCGAAAGATCTGGAGCAGAACATCCAGGCGATGCAGGGGTTGTCTCTCATTGCAGACCTTGGGTATCCGGTATTACTCGGAACGTCCCGTAAAGGCATGATCGGTAAAGTGCTTGATTTGCCTGTAAATGAACGAGTAGAAGGAACGGGCGCGACTGTCTGTTACGGTATTGAGCACGGCGGACATATTATGCGTGTGCACGACGTGAAGGAAATCGCACGGATGGTTAAAATGATGGACGTATTGACGAAAAAAGCGGCATACACTGGGTAAGCGCTAAAATGGAGGGATTTCATGGATTATATTCATTTGAATGATATGGAGTTTTACGGTTACCACGGCGCACTGCCTGAAGAGAATACATTGGGCCAGCGTTTCCGGCTGACAGTATCTCTGGCAACGGATCTTGCTGAAGCGGGGCAGACGGATGATTTATCGAAAACGATGAATTATGCGGAAGTGTACGAGATGTGCAAGAACATCGTTGAGGGAGACGCAGTTCATTTAATTGAGACAGTAGCGGAAACAGTGGCGGGGACAATCATGACGGACTTCGCGGAGAAAGTACATGGCGTGCGGGTCGTACTGGTGAAGCCGGATCCGCCAATTCGCGGACATTATTCATCTGTCGCCGTGGAAATCACGAGGGGGCGTTATTCGTGAATACCGCTTACCTGTCGATGGGGTCCAATATAGGCAATCGCCTGGAACATTTGCAGCAGGCAGTGCGGTTGCTGCAATCCCATCCGTCCATTCATGTGATGCGCGTCTCTTCCGTCTATGAAACCGAACCGGTCGGATTAACAGAACAGGCGAAGTTTTTAAATGTCGCAGTGAAGCTTGAGACTTCGTTGGAAGCAAAGGAATTGTTGGGTGCGTGCCAATCCATTGAAAACAAGCTCGGCAGAATGCGGAAAATCCGCTGGGGCCCCCGGACGGCGGATTTGGATATTCTGCTTTACAATACTGACCATATCCAATTGGAGGATCTCATAGTTCCTCACTTGCGCATGTCTGAGCGCGCGTTTGTACTCGTGCCTCTCGTCGAAATCGAACCGGAAGTAAGGAATCCTATAACGGGGATGCTTTACCGCGAAGAGCCTGCAATGCAGCAAGACGGGGTCAGCCTTTGGAAAAAGGTTGAAAGTATCGGGGATTTCTTACAGCAGAATTGAACAGTGAACTGGCAAACTGTCCGTAAGCAGGGCAGTTTTTCTATGGAATGGCATCTGATAACTGTTTGTCCTTTTGTTAGGCCTGGAATTTGTGTACAATAGTTGCAGACGGCTGATCCCGGGAAGAGGGGCGGTCAAAGTATGAAGGAGTGAAAGGGAATGTCCTATTTGGATGAAATGAATGATCAGCTTTTGGTGAGACGCCAGAAGATGAACGATATACGTGAAGGCGGACTGGATCCATTCGGTCAGCGTTTTGAACGCACCCATCTGACAAATGAGATCCGTGCTTCCTATGAAGAGCAGTCAAAAGAAGAGCTGGAAGAAACCGAGCATGAAGTAACAATTGCCGGCCGCATTATGACGAAACGCGGAAAAGGGAAAGCTGGATTTGCACACATTCAGGATCTTGGCGGTCAAATCCAGATTTATGTGCGTCAGGATGCCATCGGTGAAGATGCATACAAGCTATTTACGTTAGCAGATCTTGGAGACATCGTCGGTGTGCAAGGCATTATTTTCAAGACAAAAGTTGGCGAGCTTTCTATTAAAGCAACGAAGTTCACGTTCCTGACAAAGTCATTGCGTCCATTGCCGGAGAAGTTTCACGGCCTGCAAGACGTAGAACAGCGCTACCGTCAGCGTTATCTGGATTTGATTTCAACAGAAGGCAGTAAGGAAACATTTATCATGCGCAGCCGTATCATTCAATCGATGCGCCATTACCTGGATGACCAAGGCTTCCTTGAAGTGGAAACCCCTATGCTTCACTCCATTGCAGGAGGAGCAGCGGCCCGTCCGTTCGTGACACACCACAATACGCTCGATATGACACTGTATATGCGGATTGCCATTGAACTTCATCTGAAGCGCCTGATTGTCGGCGGATTGGAGAAAGTCTATGAGATCGGACGCGTCTTCCGTAATGAAGGAATGTCTACCCGTCACAACCCGGAATTCACGATGATCGAATTATATGAAGCGTATGCGGACTATAATGATATTATGGAACTGACAGAAAACCTCGTGGCACATATTGCGCAAGAAGTACTGGGCACCACTACGATCCAGTACGGTGACGATCAGATCGAATTGGCACCGCGCTGGAAACGGCTGCATATGGCAGACGCAGTTAAGGAGTATACAGGAGTGGACTTCTGGCAGCAGCTGACGAAAGAGCAGGCCCATGAACTGGCTAAAGAACATAACGTACAAGTAACTCCTTCTATGGAGGCGGGTCATGTACTCAATGAATTCTTCGAGCAGAAAGTAGAAGAACAACTTGTACAGCCTACTTTCATCTATGGACATCCGGTAGAAGTATCGCCGCTTGCGAAGAAGAATCCGGAAGATCCGCGTTACACAGATCGTTTTGAATTGTTCATCGTACGCCGTGAGCATGCAAATGCCTTTACTGAGCTGAATGACCCTATCGATCAGCGCGAACGCTTTGAAGCGCAGCTGGTTGAGAAAGAACAGGGCAATGATGAGGCGCATGAAATGGATGAGGACTTCATCGAAGCGCTCGAATATGGACTGCCGCCAACTGGCGGACTCGGCATAGGCATTGACCGTCTGGTTATGCTGTTGACGAATTCCCAGTCCATCCGTGACGTGCTGTTATTCCCGCAAATGCGCCCAAGAGACTGATATTACAGCTTCGACACCCGTGTCGAAGCTGTTTTTTTATGCGCGGCGATGAAGGTTCTTATAGAAGGAAAAAGAAAAACAAAAAGAATTGAAGAAAACAGTTGCACTTTTATAAAACAGGTGGTATATTTATAAACGTTGCTTTTGGAGTTAGCGACTTAGCGAAAAAACAAAGCGAAAAAGTTTTTAACTAAAAGAGTTGACAACTAAACAACGAAGTGTTATTATTAAAAAGTTGCCTCTTACGAGAGACCAACGAGATGAACCTTGAAAACTGAACAGCAAAACGTTAACGAAATACAGTTTATGCATCTAGCGATGACATAAACAACATGAGTATCTTAATTGATGCCAGCAAATGAAACTCGAGCTAATCGAATTTTCATTCTATCGGGTGTCGAGTCGTAGTGGAGTGCTAGGAAGTGATCGAGCGAAGAAGGGAGCGTACTAACGTACGTGACCGACTGAGCGAGTGAAACTGACGACGCAATCCGCTGCGAATCGGCGACCGGTCTTATGGAGAGTTTGATCCTGGCTCAGGACGAACGCTGGCGGCATGCCTAATACATGCAAGTCGAGCGAACTGTTGGAAGCTTGCTTCCAACAGTTAGCGGCGGACGGGTGAGTAACACGTGGGCAACCTGCCCTTCAGATGGGGATAACTCCGGGAAACCGGGGCTAATACCGAATAATCCATTTCTTCGCATGAAGAGATGTTGAAAGACGGCGTTTCGCTGTCACTGAAGGATGGGCCCGCGGCGCATTAGCTAGTTGGTGGGGTAACGGCCTACCAAGGCAACGATGCGTAGCCGACCTGAGAGGGTGATCGGCCACACTGGGACTGAGACACGGCCCAGACTCCTACGGGAGGCAGCAGTAGGGAATCTTCCACAATGGACGAAAGTCTGATGGAGCAATGCCGCGTGAGTGAAGAAGGTTTTCGGATCGTAAAGCTCTGTTGTAAGGGAAGAACAAGTACAGGAGTAACTGCCTGTACCTTGACGGTACCTTACCAGAAAGCCACGGCTAACTACGTGCCAGCAGCCGCGGTAATACGTAGGTGGCAAGCGTTGTCCGGAATTATTGGGCGTAAAGCGCGCGCAGGCGGTCCTTTAAGTCTGATGTGAAAGCCCACGGCTCAACCGTGGAGGGTCATTGGAAACTGGAGGACTTGAGTACAGAAGAGGAAAGCGGAATTCCACGTGTAGCGGTGAAATGCGTAGAGATGTGGAGGAACACCAGTGGCGAAGGCGGCTTTCTGGTCTGTAACTGACGCTGAGGCGCGAAAGCGTGGGGAGCAAACAGGATTAGATACCCTGGTAGTCCACGCCGTAAACGATGAGTGCTAAGTGTTAGGGGGTTTCCGCCCCTTAGTGCTGCAGCTAACGCATTAAGCACTCCGCCTGGGGAGTACGGCCGCAAGGCTGAAACTCAAAGGAATTGACGGGGACCCGCACAAGCGGTGGAGCATGTGGTTTAATTCGAAGCAACGCGAAGAACCTTACCAGGTCTTGACATCCCACTGACCGGCATGGAGACATGCCTTTCCCTTCGGGGACAGTGGTGACAGGTGGTGCATGGTTGTCGTCAGCTCGTGTCGTGAGATGTTGGGTTAAGTCCCGCAACGAGCGCAACCCTTAATCTTAGTTGCCATCATTCAGTTGGGCACTCTAAGGTGACTGCCGGTGACAAACCGGAGGAAGGTGGGGATGACGTCAAATCATCATGCCCCTTATGACCTGGGCTACACACGTGCTACAATGGACGATACAGAGGGCTGCAAACCCGCGAGGGGGAGCCAATCCCACAAAATCGTTCCCAGTTCGGATTGCAGGCTGCAACTCGCCTGCATGAAGCCGGAATCGCTAGTAATCGTGGATCAGCATGCCACGGTGAATACGTTCCCGGGTCTTGTACACACCGCCCGTCACACCACGAGAGTTTGTAACACCCGAAGTCGGTGGGGTAACCCTTACGGGAGCCAGCCGCCGAAGGTGGGACAGATGATTGGGGTGAAGTCGTAACAAGGTAGCCGTATCGGAAGGTGCGGCTGGATCACCTCCTTTCTAAGGATTATGTTCTCTTGTCTGAAATATGACGGAAACATTCGGAAGATGAATCTCCGATTCATCACGTTAACGTTTTGCGTTCAGTTTTGAAGGCTCATTTTTTGAGTGTTCAAAGCTTTTTTCTTGTTCATTGAAAACTGGATAAAACGACATTGAAAGTAATCAAGTAATCAACCGAATTGCATAGTCATATGCAGTTCAAGCAATCTTTTTAACCTTCTGATTCCTATCGCTAGGATGACGTTGGACCTTTTATAGGTTAAGTTAGAAAGGGCGCACGGCGGATGCCTTGGCACTAGGAGCCGATGAAGGACGGCACTAACACCGATATGCTTCGGGGAGCTGTAAGTAAGCTTTGATCCGAAGATTTCCGAATGGGGAAACCCACTGTCCGTAATGGGACAGTACGTGTATGTGAATACATAGCATACTCGTGGCACACCCGGAGAACTGAAACATCTAAGTACCCGGAGGAAGAGAAAGAAACATCGATTCCCTTAGTAGCGGCGAGCGAAACGGGAAGAGCCCAAACCAAGAAGCTTGCTTCTTGGGGTTGTAGGACACTCTATACGGAGTTACAAAGGAATGCATTAGACGAAGCGACCTGGAAAGGTCCGCCGCAGCGGGTAAAAGCCCCGTAGTCGAAAGTGCATTCCCTCCAGAGTGGATCCTGAGTACGGCGGAACACGTGAAATTCCGTCGGAATCCGGGAGGACCATCTCCCAAGGCTAAATACTCCCTAGTGACCGATAGTGAACCAGTACCGTGAGGGAAAGGTGAAAAGCACCCCGGAAGGGGAGTGAAATAGAACCTGAAACCGTGCGCTTACAAATTGTCAGAGCCCGTTAATGGGTGATGGCGTGCCTTTTGTAGAATGAACCGGCGAGTTACGATTCCATGCAAGGTTAAGCTGAGAAAGCGGAGCCGCAGCGAAAGCGAGTCTGAATAGGGCGAATGAGTATGGGGTCGTAGACCCGAAACCAGGTGATCTACCCATGTCCAGGGTGAAGGTCAGGTAACACTGACTGGAGGCCCGAACCCACGTATGTTGAAAAATGCGGGGATGAGGTGTGGGTAGCGGTGAAATTCCAATCGAACCTGGAGATAGCTGGTTCTCTCCGAAATAGCTTTAGGGCTAGCCTCAAACGAAAGAATCTCGGAGGTAGAGCACTGTTTGGACGAGGGGCCCATCCCGGGTTACCGAATTCAGACAAACTCCGAATGCCGATGATTTATGTTTGGGAGTCAGACAGTGGGTGATAAGATCCATTGTCGAGAGGGAAACAGCCCAGACCACCAGCTAAGGTCCCCAAGTATCTGTTAAGTGGAAAAGGATGTGGCGTTGCCCAGACAACCAGGATGTTGGCTTAGAAGCAGCCATCATTTAAAGAGTGCGTAATAGCTCACTGGTCGAGTGGCGCTGCGCCGAAAATGTACCGGGGCTAAACAGATCACCGAAGCTGTGGATTGACCGTATGGTCAATGGTAGGAGAGCGTTCCAAGGGCGTTGAAGCTGGACCGGAAGGACTGGTGGAGCGCTTGGAAGTGAGAATGCCGGTATGAGTAGCGAAAGAAGGGTGAGAATCCCTTCCACCGAATGCCTAAGGTTTCCTGAGGAAGGCTCGTCCGCTCAGGGTTAGTCAGGACCTAAGTCGAGGCCGATAGGCGTAGACGATGGACAACAGGTTGATATTCCTGTACCACCTCCCCGCCGTTTGAGTAATGGGGGGACGCAGTAGGATAGGGTGAGCACACAGTTGGTTGTGTGTCTAAGCAGTGAGGTGGAGAACGAGGCAAATCCCGTTCTCATATAACACTAGGCTGTGATGGCAAGGAGATTTATCTCCGGAGTCCCTGATTTCACACTGCCAAGAAAAGCCTCTAGCGAGGCGGGAGGTGCCTGTACCGCAAACCGACACAGGTAGGCGAGGAGAGAATCCTAAGGTGATCGAGAGAACTCTCGTTAAGGAACTCGGCAAAATGACCCCGTAACTTCGGGAGAAGGGGTGCTCTGGTAGGGTGAATAGCCCGAGAGAGCCGCAGTGAATAGGCCCAGGCGACTGTTTAGCAAAAACACAGGTCTCTGCAAAATCGTAAGATGACGTATAGGGGCTGACGCCTGCCCGGTGCTGGAAGGTTAAGAGGAGGGGTTAGCGCAAGCGAAGCTCTGAATTGAAGCCCCAGTAAACGGCGGCCGTAACTATAACGGTCCTAAGGTAGCGAAATTCCTTGTCGGGTAAGTTCCGACCCGCACGAAAGGCGTAACGATCTGGGCACTGTCTCAACGAGAGACTCGGTGAAATTATAATATGCGTGAAGATGCGCATTACCCGCGACAGGACGGAAAGACCCCGTGGAGCTTTACTGTAGCCTGATATTGAATTCCGGTGCAGCCTGTACAGGATAGGTAGGAGCCTTGGATTCCGGAGCGCCAGCTTCGGAGGAGGCA
The Sporosarcina sp. P33 genome window above contains:
- the hslO gene encoding Hsp33 family molecular chaperone HslO; translated protein: MTTDYLVKALAFDGQIRAYAVRSTETAGEVQRRHQMWPTATAALGRTISAAVMMGAMLKGEDSITVKVQGNGPIGPIIVDANAKGEVRGYATNPQTHLPLNEQGKLDVRGAVGTEGTLSIVKDLGLKDYFTGQVPIISGEIAEDFTQYLAVSEQVPSAVALGVLVDPDNTVKASGGFILSVMPGATEETIALLEEKLANMTPISTMVDQGLTPEGILAEVLGQDNIEFLDKTDVKFECECSKERFAEAIKGLGREEIQAMIDEDHGAEAQCHFCLETYQYSEQELREFLSEL
- the cysK gene encoding cysteine synthase A: MSRVGNSVIDLVGNTPLVKLNRLTGPEDADVYLKLEFFNPGSSVKDRIALAMIEAAEKDGHLKEGSTIIEPTSGNTGIGLAMVAAAKGYKSVLVMPDTMSLERRNLLRAYGAELVLTPGAEGMKGAISKAEQLAEENGWFLPQQFNNESNPEIHRLTTGPEIADALDQVDAFIAGIGTGGTITGAGEVLKERFPGIHIIAVEPEDSAILSGDKPGPHKIQGIGAGFVPKVLNTEIYDEIIKVSNEDAYTFARRAAREEGILGGVSSGAAISAALQTAKKLGKGKTVVAILPSNGERYLSTPLYQFDEE
- a CDS encoding peroxiredoxin gives rise to the protein MKKKWSIVISALIVITMVTVIIIINKEIKKETKGIPGYESAMMEDMPKDEVERLPEDWQVSSETEKPGLAKGDIAPDFELTTLAGDTVKLSDYRGKSVMLNFWASWCPPCRSEMPHMETYYTDHKESDDMEILAVNMTKTEKNKEKSAKEFVKEYGLSFPILLDKDSEVMKTYQIKVYPTTYIINKEGVISDKLTLPLDDKMIKQLIEESNAE
- a CDS encoding anthranilate synthase component I family protein translates to MNKVAYQTASLTKDEFYYAYHQLATKTKRHILLESGRGGEMCVAGLDPLVTLQATEEGLHVEWRDGTEELLTGEDPLDLLNHFMSNYELEHQKDLPAYQGGPIGMISYDYVRRYEELPVLADEDLVTPDVFFYLFDQWAVLDVQKETVYYMALPEKQFALDGMADEWKAAAKEGMAHRQFSPGQAADVEITEEDLRVSVTGDQFEQMVHDVQQFIAQGDVVQVNLSVRQSKPLHASSLSMYEALRSFNPSPYMAYMAAPDFEVVSGSPELLLKKRGPELSTRPIGGTRKRGVTEAEDLALQEELLSNTKEKGEHKMLVDLECADLERICQPGTVEIDEFMVVEKYSHVMHLVSNVRGTAALENLTSIVHGVFPGGSITGDPKLRTMEIIEELEPARRGLYTGSIGWIGFNGDMELNITIRTAFIQDGIVHIQAGAGLVPDSDPAAEYEESLNKAKALWQAKEMAERAVREEKRQCH
- the pabC gene encoding aminodeoxychorismate lyase: MICWMNGVQQEADSLRISPFDHGFLYGLGFFETFRTYEGKVFLYESHMIRLRSALADYRIEMPYTDEEILAAVYSLYQDNGGEDGYYRLNVSAGVHDIGLAPAQYEQPTVLIFQKPLHLPPVHTEKDGVWLKTVRNEPESAVRHKSHQYANNVKGRLELASLKETEGFFVTSEGYVAEGITSNIFWAAEGQLYTPSLETGILPGTTRAFVIETAAELGLTVTEGLYMPNELESAEELFITNAVQELVPIRQVGEKIFSGKEGSVYRQLHAGYQQAVNRMKESDQ
- the folP gene encoding dihydropteroate synthase, with amino-acid sequence MRLAKARASYQLGKTTINFTEETVIMGILNVTPDSFSDGGRYGGQNPALEHARQMLADGAKIIDIGGESTRPGYTPVSAEEELARVVPVIELLTKELGCVLSIDTSKAAVAEAAVKAGASIINDVWGAKREPAIAEVAARYGVPIILMHNRDNTDYQQPFMEAVLADLQESIEIAKTAGVSEEMIWLDPGIGFAKDLEQNIQAMQGLSLIADLGYPVLLGTSRKGMIGKVLDLPVNERVEGTGATVCYGIEHGGHIMRVHDVKEIARMVKMMDVLTKKAAYTG
- the folB gene encoding dihydroneopterin aldolase, which translates into the protein MDYIHLNDMEFYGYHGALPEENTLGQRFRLTVSLATDLAEAGQTDDLSKTMNYAEVYEMCKNIVEGDAVHLIETVAETVAGTIMTDFAEKVHGVRVVLVKPDPPIRGHYSSVAVEITRGRYS
- the folK gene encoding 2-amino-4-hydroxy-6-hydroxymethyldihydropteridine diphosphokinase; amino-acid sequence: MGSNIGNRLEHLQQAVRLLQSHPSIHVMRVSSVYETEPVGLTEQAKFLNVAVKLETSLEAKELLGACQSIENKLGRMRKIRWGPRTADLDILLYNTDHIQLEDLIVPHLRMSERAFVLVPLVEIEPEVRNPITGMLYREEPAMQQDGVSLWKKVESIGDFLQQN